A single region of the Anaerococcus urinomassiliensis genome encodes:
- the nadD gene encoding nicotinate (nicotinamide) nucleotide adenylyltransferase, translating into MKIGLYGGTFDPIHVGHLIVMENVFNFLDIDKIIILPSSNPPHKVNKQKTKTELRVEMVKRAITDNPRVELSTYEARNDDVVYTHEALDYFKKSYPEDEFYYIMGEDSFMTIDTWKNYENILNDRLIVFTRSNTDSDSDLVKKVDQIKKDNKEIYLINNLNINISSTLIRNLVKEGKSIKYLVTDEVIDFIGEHNLYV; encoded by the coding sequence ATGAAAATTGGTTTATATGGAGGAACATTTGATCCAATACATGTTGGACATTTAATAGTCATGGAAAATGTATTTAATTTTCTAGACATAGATAAAATAATAATTCTTCCAAGTTCCAATCCTCCTCACAAGGTAAATAAACAAAAAACAAAAACTGAACTCAGGGTTGAGATGGTGAAAAGAGCGATTACAGATAACCCAAGAGTAGAACTTTCCACCTATGAAGCAAGAAATGATGATGTTGTTTATACCCATGAAGCGCTCGATTACTTCAAAAAATCATATCCTGAAGATGAATTCTATTATATCATGGGAGAAGACTCTTTTATGACAATAGACACTTGGAAAAATTACGAAAATATTTTAAATGATAGGTTAATTGTATTTACAAGATCAAACACTGATAGTGACAGTGATCTTGTGAAAAAAGTTGATCAAATAAAAAAAGATAATAAAGAAATATATCTTATAAATAACCTAAATATAAATATATCATCTACCCTAATAAGAAATTTAGTAAAAGAGGGTAAGAGTATAAAATACCTAGTTACCGATGAAGTTATAGATTTTATAGGAGAACATAATCTATATGTATGA
- the yqeK gene encoding bis(5'-nucleosyl)-tetraphosphatase (symmetrical) YqeK, which produces MYDLKNWKNNLIEDIGLKRFKHSKRVMETALKLNTSVDDDLVKTAAILHDCAKYNEDKYLELFADNISAETINYKSVLHSFLGAEVAKKVYNVDNYQVLDAIRYHTTGKENMSELEKIIYLADAIEPERSYPGVDELRDLAKKDIDQAILYSLSHNIIFLTNKLSLIHPLTISAYNYLIKEKNE; this is translated from the coding sequence ATGTATGATTTGAAAAATTGGAAAAATAACTTGATAGAAGATATTGGGTTAAAAAGGTTCAAACACTCAAAAAGAGTCATGGAAACCGCTCTAAAACTTAACACAAGCGTAGATGATGATTTGGTTAAAACTGCAGCGATACTTCACGACTGTGCAAAATACAATGAGGATAAGTATCTGGAATTATTTGCTGATAATATAAGCGCTGAGACTATTAATTATAAATCTGTTTTGCACTCTTTTTTAGGAGCGGAAGTAGCTAAAAAAGTGTATAATGTAGATAATTACCAAGTACTTGATGCTATAAGATACCATACTACAGGTAAAGAAAATATGAGTGAATTAGAAAAAATAATTTACTTGGCTGATGCTATTGAACCTGAAAGATCTTATCCTGGCGTAGATGAATTAAGAGATTTGGCAAAAAAAGATATAGACCAAGCAATTCTATATAGCTTAAGTCACAATATAATCTTTTTAACAAACAAACTAAGCTTGATTCATCCTTTAACTATAAGTGCTTATAACTACTTGATTAAGGAGAAAAATGAATAA
- the yhbY gene encoding ribosome assembly RNA-binding protein YhbY, with product MISSKQRAKLKALSHDFKPVINIGKNSLTEETLGAIDEVLEARELIKIKVLNNNLDDQDEIVKTLLEELNAEFVNHLGSIITIYRKNDDNKYQI from the coding sequence ATGATTAGTAGTAAACAAAGAGCAAAGCTAAAGGCACTTAGCCATGATTTTAAGCCAGTTATTAATATAGGTAAAAACTCACTTACAGAAGAAACTTTAGGAGCCATAGACGAAGTTTTAGAGGCTCGTGAACTTATAAAAATTAAAGTTTTAAATAATAATCTTGATGACCAAGATGAGATAGTAAAAACTCTATTAGAAGAATTGAATGCTGAGTTTGTCAATCACCTAGGCAGTATTATTACTATCTATAGAAAAAATGACGATAATAAATATCAAATATAG
- a CDS encoding RrF2 family transcriptional regulator: MKLSTRSKYGLRAICYLAENEDRGYISVSEISENLDLSDNYLEQLIRLLKNANIVESTRGPKGGYKLVKKLDQITVGEVLRVLEGTFNVTGCLEDGSHCDNECRAYFAFNKLDEAINDTIDSITLDTMVNQNNRRVDEKLRS, from the coding sequence ATGAAATTATCAACTAGAAGTAAATATGGTCTAAGAGCTATATGCTACTTGGCAGAAAATGAAGATAGAGGATATATATCTGTTTCTGAAATATCAGAAAATCTTGACTTATCAGATAACTACCTTGAACAACTTATAAGGCTACTTAAAAACGCTAATATAGTTGAGTCCACTAGAGGGCCAAAAGGTGGCTATAAGCTAGTAAAAAAACTTGATCAAATAACGGTTGGTGAAGTTTTAAGAGTTCTAGAAGGTACTTTTAATGTTACAGGATGCCTTGAAGATGGAAGTCATTGTGACAATGAATGTAGGGCATATTTTGCCTTCAATAAATTAGATGAAGCTATAAATGATACTATTGATTCCATAACCTTAGATACTATGGTAAATCAAAATAATAGGAGAGTCGATGAAAAACTTAGGAGTTAA
- a CDS encoding ComEA family DNA-binding protein: MDDKRKDKIIMGLIIVIVALIANNYVKNNEDDLLKSEISLLDTSSDAISPADEDENVEIDEMKVYISGEIGKEGVYEFEDGDRLDDLIKKAGGLTENANAKDLNLAMKLEDEMKIYIPSIYEVSSDDANDTIPIITSDSNDSSKNKVDINKASKEELMTLPNIGDKRADSILEYRESNKFESIEDLKNVNGIGEKFYQSLKDLITV; encoded by the coding sequence ATGGATGATAAGAGAAAAGATAAAATTATAATGGGTCTAATCATAGTTATTGTAGCTTTAATTGCTAATAACTATGTTAAGAATAACGAAGATGATTTATTAAAATCAGAAATTTCTTTACTTGATACATCCTCAGATGCAATATCACCTGCAGATGAAGACGAAAACGTTGAAATAGATGAAATGAAAGTCTACATTTCTGGTGAGATTGGTAAAGAAGGTGTCTACGAATTTGAAGATGGTGACAGGCTAGATGATCTGATTAAAAAAGCTGGTGGTTTGACAGAAAATGCTAATGCAAAAGATTTAAACCTTGCTATGAAACTTGAAGATGAGATGAAGATATACATACCTAGTATCTATGAAGTAAGTAGCGATGATGCTAATGATACAATACCAATTATAACATCTGATAGTAACGATTCTAGCAAGAATAAGGTAGATATTAATAAAGCCAGCAAGGAAGAATTGATGACCTTGCCAAATATTGGAGACAAGAGAGCTGATTCGATCTTAGAATATAGAGAATCTAACAAATTTGAATCTATAGAAGATTTGAAAAATGTAAATGGAATTGGAGAGAAATTTTATCAATCTCTTAAAGATTTGATAACTGTATAG
- the rsfS gene encoding ribosome silencing factor, producing MNKLDIILKVLDDRKAEDVKVLELSDSSIADTFVIATGTSVIQTKALADYIEEELGKNGYELLSKEGLREGEWILMDADDIIVHIFTQRQREFYGIDDLWEE from the coding sequence ATGAATAAATTAGATATTATTTTAAAAGTTTTAGATGACAGAAAAGCTGAAGATGTAAAAGTCTTAGAACTTAGCGATTCTTCTATAGCTGATACCTTTGTAATTGCAACAGGTACTTCAGTCATCCAAACTAAAGCTCTAGCAGACTATATTGAAGAAGAGCTTGGCAAAAACGGATATGAATTGCTATCTAAAGAAGGTTTGCGTGAAGGGGAATGGATACTAATGGATGCAGATGATATTATTGTCCACATATTCACACAAAGACAAAGAGAATTTTATGGAATAGACGATTTATGGGAAGAATAG